CCGCATCTTCTCGACCAGCTGTATGTGTGGCTGCTTGTTCCTGTATGATGATGTGTCCTTTGTGAAACGTCTCGTTAGCACAAGATCGTCAAGGAGTTCCCTGTCCCGCCTGATATCCATATCTCTCAGCCTCTGGATCACGTCCCTCACGTGCTGAACCGCATCATCCACCCGGCCCTCCTTCAGAATCAGCTCGAGGCATCTCCTGAGCGTCTTCGAGGTGAGTTCGCACCAGTCACGCCGGACGGTCTCCATGCCCCTGACCTTTATCCTGTCCCTCCATCCATTCCCGGAAGCTCTCTCGAATAGCCAGAGGGCGTATCTTTTCTTCGCCAGGAAGATCGCACGCCTGGCGAACGCCTCGAATACGAGCTCCATCGGCTCCGGGAGCTTTGATGTTATCGTCTCCGCGATCTTTCGTCCTATGAGCTCCGCCTCCTCGGGGGAGATGCTCCGATCTGAGGATATCCTGACAAAGACGCTGTCCGTATCCCCGTAGACGACAGAGAGACCGTAGCGCCTGCCTCCAGCTGGGTTCTCTCCGGGGAGCACAGCCTTCCCGTCAACAATGTAAACGGAGCCGATCTCCTCGATCATCTCCTTTGTCCTTATTATGTTGTGCCTTCCAAAGCTGGTAACAGCGTTCGCCAGGGTCAGACTGTAAAGCCTCGCCCTGGCGTATCCAGAGTATCCGTAGAAGCTGTTCAGCAGGATCTTGAGCGCGTACTGCTTTGCATCGAGAAACGCACGCTCCTCTTCGCCTGCACTCTTCATGAGCCTCTTCGTCTCTGTCCTTTTCTCCAGCAGCTCCCTCAGTATCTCTGGCACAATCCCTCTGCAGACAGATGGAGCTGCGAAATCCCCACCTGATGGCGATTTGACGACCTCCGGGGGCCTCTCCTTCGTGACCACTGTTGAGTAGCAGAGGTTGTGGGCCATCATTATCGTGGGATAGAGCGATTTGTAGTCGAGGATGATGACGTTCTCCACAAGTCCCTTCACCGGAGGGAGAACCGCCCCGCCCTTGAGCTCATCTGCATCCATGAACCGCCCGTCCGACTCCTCCGAGTCCGGCTTCGGTGGGAGAACCCTTCCATGCGATCGGAACCTTCTTAGCAGGAGGCTCTCCACCATGCCGCTCTGGCCGCCGTTGACTATGTCCTGGAGCAGCGAGCCGCTCGCCCTCGCCAGAGCTATGTATTTATCCATCAGCCTCAGGCGGAGGAGGAGCTGCATGACAAGCACCGCATCCCGCCTTGAGTAGCTTATGAGATCTGAGAGCCCATCTCCTTCAAGCCAGATCGATTCCATCCTGGCAGGGTTCACATCTCGCTTCTCCTCCCCGATCAGCTCCATGGCAGCGTTTCTCAGAGTGTACTGCTTCAGGCTGAATGATGATCTGATGATCGGAAGGAGGTCCACAACGACCCGGCCTGTCACAGCGACATTTTTGTTACCGCCTATGCTTTTGATGAGCCAGGTGCTCCCATCGCGACCCACATCCATCTCGATGCCAAGCCTGGATGCCCGCTCCCTGAGATACGGAATGTCGAACTCGTTCGAGTTGTAGCCCGCCAGGATATCCGGATCATAGTCGTCGATCACGGAGACGAACCTGGAAATGAGAGATCTCTCATCACCATATCCCTCAACATCCGGCCTCTCGCACCCTAGCTCCTTTCCCACAAGAACGAGGTCGCTCAGCCCTCGATAAGGGGGATTGAATGCCATGCTTATCAGTATCACTGGTGAGGTCTCAGGCCTGGGCATCTCCCCGTTCTGCGGGAGGCATTCGATATCAAAGGCCATAAACCTCAGTGGTGCCGTGCTCTCCAGATCCTCCTGCACCAGCTCATCAACAGGCACATCAACGATCCACCGGCGCCTCTCACGCGTCTCGCTCCTCCCCAAGTCCGGGACTGTAACCCAGGCCATACCGCCGAGGCCCGTATCTATGAGAAATCTGTTCTTGAAGAGAATGTCGGTCTCGTAGACCGACTTCACAGACGGGATCTCCTTCACCCTATCCCTTATCTCCCTGACGGACTTCGGATCCCTTGCGATTATCCTCAGCATCTCTGTGGGCTTCGACTGGTAACCTATGGGCTCGTATCGCTCGACGATCTCCACATCGAGGCCGAGAGATCTGACAGCTTCCGCAGCACCGGTGAGGTCATGAGCGCTTGCATAAAAATACGGCCGGAATCCCGACACACGGCAGATAACGCTGTCCCCACCATCGCTGACGCCGAACAGCTGCACAACAGGATATCCACTCCTGTCATAGACATAGTTTGCATCCAGGATCTGGAAGCGCATCATGCAGAAGATAAACTGGATCGGTTATAAAGTATTCGAAGTACGTGCTGTGTTGAATAATGTTTGAGAATCCGATAGCATAAGGCCAATTCATACAAATTGTAATTGTAGTCGCTCTTATCCATCTGATAACTTGGCCCAAAGAGGCACCAGTCACGCTATGCGTTCCTTCCGAGGGTATGAGTGCATTCAGCAACCGGCCTGCATGTCCTTCAAGTTGCTGAATACATAAGAGCGAAAATGTTTATGATCTAAAACTCGCGAGAAGGTACTGCTGTTACCCGGACACCTCCCCTGAGACGGCTCTGTCCGAAAGTTCTGAGCCAGATATTTGAGATTTGAGGACGCCGATCATATGAGCACCTCTTCCTTATCGGACAGGTCCCATGAGACGACCGAAATATTTATATTCGACAATTGCCTTAATTTGTTTGGGCAAAAGCCGGACGCGTTCCCACCTCCGACACCCGCCTTTTGCCTCCTATCTTCCCAATTCTCTCAATGTTACACGCTCTTCAATCCCCACAGTATGCCCTGAGCTTCCTCTCAAGCCGCTCCACCTGCTCAACAGCTGTGCCTGTGTACCTGTGTGGATCGAGCAGCTCTCTGAGCTCATCCTCCCCGATGTACTTTGTGACACTTCCATCCTCGAGGAGAACGTCCAGCAGCTGCCGCCCCTCCTCGAAAGCCCTCATTGATGCATTCCTCAGTATCTCATGGGATGTCTGCCTGCCAGCGCCCCTCTTCGCCAGCTCGACCATGACCGCCTCAGCCATGTTCAGACCCTTGAGGAGGTTGAGGTTTCTTTCAACATTCTCCTTTCGTATCCTGAGACCTCTGAGGATCCTGATGGTGAGATTGAGTATATGATCCGTGAGCACGAACGCCTCCGGGAATATGACGCGCTCGCAGCTCGAGTTTGTGAGATCCCTCTCGTCCCAGAGGGGTATGTTCGCAAACGCCGGCTCGACCTGTGCTCTGACAACCCTCGCAAGGCCACAGACCTGCTCAGATCTTATCGGATTTCTCTTGTGCGGCATTGTGCTGGAGCCGACCTGCCGCCTCCCGAAGCTCTCCTCCACCTCTGCAATCTCTGTTCTCTGCAGCGTTCTTATCTCCACGCAGATCTTGTCGAGAGTCGACGCGATGAGAGCCAGGAGACAGATGACCTCTGCATGGCGATCTCTCTGGACGACCTGGTTGGAGACATCGACCTCGTTTAGCCCGAGGATCTCCATGACCCTGCGCTGTATGGTCATTCCGTGAGGCCCGAATGCTGCCTGTGTCCCAACAGCACCGCTGATCTTCCCGACTGCGGCTCTGGGCCGTATCTCCCTGAGCCTGTCGATGTGGCGGGCGATCTCTGAGGCCCATATCGCAAACCTCAGTCCATATGTTGTTGGAACAGCCATCTGTCCGTGTGTTCTTCCGGAGCATACGAGATCTTTGTTCTCCATGGCCATATCCAGAAGGACTCTGAGCAGCTCCCTGAGCTTTGACTCGATGATAGCCAGGGATGCTTTGAGCTGCAGGCCTGTGGCTGTGTCGAGAATATCATTCGATGTCGCGCCGAGGTGTATCCACTCCCCGTAATCGCAGACCTCTGCCATCGCCAGGACCACCGCCATCATGTCATGCCCTATCTCAGCCTCGATCTCCTTTGCCCGCTGGGGCGACGCGATCTCAGCTGCCCTCGATATCGCATCTGCAGCACCCTTTGGGATGAGGCCGACCTCCTCCTCGGCCCTGGCAAGGGCAGCCTCCACCCTGAAGAGCATTCTGATCCTGTAATCCTCCTCCCAGATCGCCTTCATCTCCGGCGTTCCATACCTGTAATCTATCGGATGTATCGGCATGATTCTGCAGGTGAATTTGCCATGTTAAAGGAGTTGCGGGTTGTAATTCATCTGAAACAGAGGAGCAGGGAGTGCACGATGACTCAGGGAGAGCAAACGGAAGAGAATCGATATTCGTCGAAGATCAGCGAGAGGATCGGATTCAGAGTTGCCATTTCTCCAGCCCATTCACGATGAGCCAACTTTTATATTTCATCAGCTCACAATATATTTGTCGGTTGCGCTCCCTGCTGTGCAGCATGTGGCGCGTCAGGCCACTGCATGCCAAGGAGGAAACATCTATGATGAAAAACCTTGCCGCATGGGATGTACGTGAGGAGGATTTTCCATCACGCGGAAGCATGTATGATAAGCTTAAATTTGTCCTGAGGTACGCGGTTCTCGCCCCCTCGGGTCCGAACACACAGCCATGGAAGTTCTCAATCAAAGACAGCAGCATATCTGTGATATTCGATAGATCCAGAACGCTTCCTGCAGTCGATCCGACGCACCGGACCGCATACATGAGTTTGGGCTGTGCAGTGGCCAACATGCTCATAGCTGCAGAGCACTTCAATCTGGGTTACAGTGTCGAATGCTTCCCGGATGGGATTGATGAGGATCGCATCGCTGTCATCGGCTTTTCAGAGGGCATCGCTGAGAGGAGGTTCCCTGACCTGTTCAGACAGATAACAGAGCGGCACACAAATCGAAGCAGGTTTGAGGAGCGGGAGATCGAGCCTGAGAAGCTCCAGAGGATGAAAGAGCTCGTGGAGAATGATGGATTCAGGCTGGACATAATGACGGATCCGGATGGCAAGAACCGGATGGCAGAGATACTCGCACGCGCCCACAAGATACAGCTCGGGAACAAGGAGTTCAGGAGGGAGCTGGCATCCTGGATAAGACCCAACACCTCGGATGCGTATGACGGGCTGCCTGGATATGCATTTGGCTATTCTGATTTCGAGTCGTACCTTGGAAAGTTCATCTTCGGGGCATTCGACACATCCTGGTCAAGGGCCAGAAAGGAGTCTGCTCTCATGAGAGAATCTCCTGCAGCAGCAGTTCTATCATCAGACTCGGAAGATAAACTGACGTGGGTCAGGCTGGGCGTCACCTTCGAGAAGCTGTTCCTTCTCGCGACTGAGATGGACGTGCGCTTCGATCTCTTCAGCCAGCCAGTAGCAATAGATGAGCTGAGAGGAGAGATGGCGGAGTTTCTTGGCGTCAGGTATCCACAGCTCCTCATACGCATGGGATACGCCCCGCCGACCAGGCACACTCCGAGACGCCCG
The Methanothrix sp. DNA segment above includes these coding regions:
- a CDS encoding DNA-directed DNA polymerase; the protein is MRFQILDANYVYDRSGYPVVQLFGVSDGGDSVICRVSGFRPYFYASAHDLTGAAEAVRSLGLDVEIVERYEPIGYQSKPTEMLRIIARDPKSVREIRDRVKEIPSVKSVYETDILFKNRFLIDTGLGGMAWVTVPDLGRSETRERRRWIVDVPVDELVQEDLESTAPLRFMAFDIECLPQNGEMPRPETSPVILISMAFNPPYRGLSDLVLVGKELGCERPDVEGYGDERSLISRFVSVIDDYDPDILAGYNSNEFDIPYLRERASRLGIEMDVGRDGSTWLIKSIGGNKNVAVTGRVVVDLLPIIRSSFSLKQYTLRNAAMELIGEEKRDVNPARMESIWLEGDGLSDLISYSRRDAVLVMQLLLRLRLMDKYIALARASGSLLQDIVNGGQSGMVESLLLRRFRSHGRVLPPKPDSEESDGRFMDADELKGGAVLPPVKGLVENVIILDYKSLYPTIMMAHNLCYSTVVTKERPPEVVKSPSGGDFAAPSVCRGIVPEILRELLEKRTETKRLMKSAGEEERAFLDAKQYALKILLNSFYGYSGYARARLYSLTLANAVTSFGRHNIIRTKEMIEEIGSVYIVDGKAVLPGENPAGGRRYGLSVVYGDTDSVFVRISSDRSISPEEAELIGRKIAETITSKLPEPMELVFEAFARRAIFLAKKRYALWLFERASGNGWRDRIKVRGMETVRRDWCELTSKTLRRCLELILKEGRVDDAVQHVRDVIQRLRDMDIRRDRELLDDLVLTRRFTKDTSSYRNKQPHIQLVEKMRRRGGRVPGVGDRVAFIIVRGGRKTLFVDRAEDPEYAVENNLPVDTEYYIEKQLLPPVLRLFTPFDVGRESLLQCRSQKSLHHFDQRAQKQRSLLDF
- the purB gene encoding adenylosuccinate lyase; translated protein: MPIHPIDYRYGTPEMKAIWEEDYRIRMLFRVEAALARAEEEVGLIPKGAADAISRAAEIASPQRAKEIEAEIGHDMMAVVLAMAEVCDYGEWIHLGATSNDILDTATGLQLKASLAIIESKLRELLRVLLDMAMENKDLVCSGRTHGQMAVPTTYGLRFAIWASEIARHIDRLREIRPRAAVGKISGAVGTQAAFGPHGMTIQRRVMEILGLNEVDVSNQVVQRDRHAEVICLLALIASTLDKICVEIRTLQRTEIAEVEESFGRRQVGSSTMPHKRNPIRSEQVCGLARVVRAQVEPAFANIPLWDERDLTNSSCERVIFPEAFVLTDHILNLTIRILRGLRIRKENVERNLNLLKGLNMAEAVMVELAKRGAGRQTSHEILRNASMRAFEEGRQLLDVLLEDGSVTKYIGEDELRELLDPHRYTGTAVEQVERLERKLRAYCGD